ATTATCAAATTTTCTCAACTATTAATTTAATGAAATACAATGTTACTATAGCATATTTTATATAAAAAACAAATTAACTTCACAAAAAACACATAAAACTTTATTAGAATAACCTTTGTAAGAAACTTATAGGACTTAGGAGGTTATACAATATGAATTTTTTAAAAAGAGCGATGTTAAGTATATCAAAAAAGAAAATAAAATCTTTAATATTATTTGTTGTACTTTTAATAATTGCTAATATGGTGTTAGTTGGATTGTCTATCCAAACTGCAACAAAAAAATCTACAGAATTAGCTAGAGAAAAACTAGGTAGTGATGTAACACTGAGGGTTAATGAACAAAAGTTTATGCAACAGAGAAGAGAAAATAAGGATACAACAACTAGCAAAGCATCCTTAACTACAGATGTTGCAGATGTTTTGAAAGATAACGAACATGTGATCCAATATAATTATATTTCTTCATCCTTTGGACTGGCTAAAAATTTTGAATATGTAAAGAGTGAAGAAAGTAGTGAGGATACTACTTCTGAAGAAGGTGAAGAAAAACCAAAAGGTATGTTTAAAATGGGAGGTAGTAATGTTACTACTATGCCACAAATTTCTTTTTCAGGTACTATAGCTACAAATCTTTTATCTGATTTTAAAGATGGAGATAGTAAAATTACAGAAGGCAGAGGAATTACAAAAGATGATGCGGGAAAGAATGTGGCTGTAATTGAAAAAAATTTGGCCACAGAAAATAGTTTGAAGGTAGGAAGTAAAATACAAGTGTCTTCTGTAGATGAAAATACTACATTAGAATTAGAAATTGTAGGGATATATGAGGCAAATTCAGATACAGATACTAAAAATAATAGAAATATGGATTTCTTAAATCCATATAATAAAATATATATGCCATATGATGTAGTTTCTAAGGTTTCAACTGAAAACAGTGATAGTACTACTAATAGTAAGAATATTACTTCTGCCGTATATTTTATGGACAATCCTGATAATATAGAAAGTTTCAAAAAATATGCAAAAGATAAAAAAATTGATTTAGAAACTTATACATTAGATGCTAATGATCAATTATACAAACAAATGGTAGGACCTATTGAAAACGTAGGATCTTTCTCAAAAACTTTGGTAGCAACTGTATCTATTGCAGGAGCAATGATTTTAGTACTTATAATAGCCTTATCTCTTAAAGATAGAAAGTATGAGATAGGTGTACTACTATCACTTGGCGAAAGCAAAGTTAAAGTTATTTCTCAACTAGTAGTTGAAGTGCTTTTAGTAGCTGTTATAGCTTTTGGTGTTTCTTCTTTTACAGGAAATTTAGCTGCTAATAAAATAGGAGATACTTTACTTCAAAAAGAAATTCAGGTAACTGAAACCTCAGAATCAGAAGTTGGTGCTAACTTTGGTGGACATGGTGGAGGTATGATGGGAGGTCCAGGTAGAATGATGAATGGAGAATCTTCTAGCAAGGCAAGTAAAGTAGATATGGTAAAAGATATGGATGTTTCTGTAACTTCAAAGGACCTACAAAAATTAGCTCTTATAGGATTACTTATAGTAATGGCTTCAGCATCTATACCAACTATATCTATATTAAGATTTAGTCCTAAAACTATATTAAGCAAAAGAGAATAGGTGAGGTGATAGATATGAATACAATCTTAGAATTTAAAAATGTGAATTATAGCTATAAAGATGGAGGAAAAGAGTCAGTAATTTTAAATGAGATAGATTTCAATTTTGAAAGTGGTAAATTTTATACTATATTAGGACCTTCTGGGTCAGGGAAAACTACTGCTTTATCCTTAGCTAGTGCGCTAGATAGTCCTAAAAGTGGTGAATTATTATATGAGGGTAAGGATATAAAGAAAATTGGTTTAACTAATTATAGAAATCAATATATAGGAATAGTATTTCAAGCATATAACTTAATTAATTACATGACAGGTATTCAAAATATAGTTACTGCTATGGAAATTACTAAAAATGAAATTTTAGATAAAAAGCAAAAAGCTTATGAACTAATAGAAAAGGTAGGACTTACAAAAGAAGAAGGAAATAGAAGTGTACTAAATCTTAGTGGAGGACAGCAGCAAAGGGTAGCAATAGCTAGAGCGTTATCTACTAATGCTAAAATTATACTAGCGGACGAGCCTACAGGAAATTTAGATAGTAAAACTTCTACAGATATAATAAAGCTTTTTCAAAAATTAGCTCACGAGGATAATAAATGCATAATAATGGTAACACATTCCTTAGAGATTGCATCTATGTCTGATGTAATAATAAATTTGGATAACAAAAAGTTTAAAATACAATAAAAAATATTTGTAAGTGAGATAATGTAGACTATTTAGATATAGAAAATAAAAATTTATAAAATAATTATATATTTTAAACCGTTAAGTAAATAAAAAAAACTGAGATTTAATATTTATTAAGTGATTTTTAGGTTCAGATGGAGTGGGATTATTATAAGTAGTCCCTCCATTTGAATATTATTAATAGGAACTTTTGAAAGCTTTTTATAGTTTGTTTTTTCATAAAGAAAGGTTTATTTTTCAAAAATAGGAGCTTATTCAAGGTCATGTCAGATTTTATTCCAACCTTTTATAGAGAATCATATATAGAAAATTTACAACTTTATAATAAGCTAATTTTGTTAGTTAAGTTAAAATAATTTAAATTATTTTATTTGGTATTAAGGTTATTCCTTTTTGGCAAGGCAAGTTTTTAAATATGAAAATATCGGAAGATTATAGTATATTATAACAAATAAAAATCACTACTTTTTTATATTTAAAGTAACAATTAAGTGGAAGTTCATAAATAAAGTATTCTTATTATTTTTCTAGAGGAGGGGGATAATGTATGAAGATTAATAAAAAATGTTTAGTTTTTGCTTTAGTTATAGTTTGGATTATATCACTGTACATTTTTAATAATTATGATTTTATGCCAATTATCATAGAATTTATAAAAACATATTCCATTTCTAATGAAGCAGGAACAATGATTATTTTTATTTCATTATGGATAGTAAGATTACCTATTTTATTACCAGGATTTATATTGATAATACTAGGAGGAACTTTATTTGGAACAACTAATGGATTTTTATTATCTATGATAGGAATGGTTTTAAGTGAGAGTTTAATATATATTATAGCTAAACTATTTTCTAATTTTAATATAAAGAATTTAATTAACAAAAAGTATAATTACATAGAACCATTAATAAGAAAATATAATTTTAGATTTTTAGCATTGGGCATTATATGTCCTATAGCTCCAACAGATGTGATATGCTTTTTATCCTCTTCACTAGGATTAAGTTATATAAAATATATATTAACAATAATTATTTCTAATATACCTATAATAGGACTTTGCAGTTATATGGGAATAAACTATAAAGAATCTTCACTTAGTGTTATAATTCTTTGTTTAACAATAAGTATATTAGCATTATATACCATGAAAATCTGGAATAGTTTAAAAGCAGATTATTTATAAATGCTAATAATACATAAGATTTAGAGGCAAGTATTCAAATATATAGAATCCTGTGATAAACTAAACATTGGAAATAAAATATATTTGGAGAAGAAAAATGAGTAACTCAACTAAAGATTTAACTAAAGGCTATCCTTTAAAAGTAATACTTAAATTTTCATTGCCCATGATAGTAGGTAATATATTTCAGCAATTATATAATGTTGTAGATTCAATAATAGTGGGAAAATTTATAGGCACAAATGCTTTAGCTGCTGTAGGTTCTTCCTTTGCTATTATGGTTTTTATAACATCTATTTTATTAGGATTATGCATGGGTACTTCTATTGTGTTTTCACAATTTTTTGGAGGGAAAAAGATAAATAAGTTAAAAGCTAGTATATCTACATCCTTTATTTTCATAGGAATTACTTCAATTATAATAAGTGCAGTATCTCTAATATTTGTAGATCAGATTATTTTATTTATGAAAATTCCCAAAGAGTTATTTGTAGATACTAGAGCTTATCTTAACATAATATTTAGTGGTATATTTTTTACATTTTTATATAATTGGGCCGCAGGTCTTTTAAGAGCCCTTGGAAATTCTAAAGTACCATTATATTTTTTAATTATAGCTGCTATTATAAACATAGTATTAGATCTTGCATTTGTAATTACTTTTAATATGGGTGTATCTGGTGCAGCTCTAGCTACGGTTATTGCCCAATTTGTTTCAGCTATTTTGTGTATTGTATATTGTATAAAGAAGCTAGATTTCTTAGAGTTTAAACTAAGTGAAATTAAATTTGATAAAGAAATATTTAAGTTAACTGCCAGTTATTCTTTGCTTACATCAATACAACAATCTATCATGAATTTTGGAATATTAATGATACAGGGTTTGGTAAATTCCTTTGGTATAGCTCCTATGGCAGCTTTTGCAGCAGCAGTTAAGATCGATTCCTTTGCTTATATGCCTGTACAAGATTTTGGAAATGCTTTTTCTACTTATATTGCGCAAAATAAAGGGGCAAAAAAAGATGAAAGAATTAGAAGTGGTATCAAAGTATCTTTAAAGATTATAACTATATTTTGTATTTTTATATCTTTAGTTGTATGGATTATGGCAGATAAGTTTATGCTAATATTTATAAATTCTACAGAAACCCAGGTTATAAAAATAGGAGTACAGTATTTACGAATTGTATGTACATTTTATTGTTTCATAGGTTATTTATTTATGTTTTATGGTTTATATAGAGGTTTAGGCAAGGTTAAGATGTCCATAGTCTTGACAATAATATCCCTTGGTCTCAGAGTAGCTCTTGCCTTTATTACAGCTCCTTACTTAGGATTAAGGGGAATTTGGTGGGCAATTCCTATAGGATGGATTATAGCGGATGCAGTAGGAATGATATATTATAAATTTATTAGTTAATATTAAATTTTATAAAGTTAAGTGAGTAAAAATTAAAAAAGATAGAAATCTAGAGTAACAAAATGTTCTACAATGGAACAAAAGTTATAAATTTGATATATTTACAAAAAAATTATATGGAAATATGTTATAAGGGTACAAAATATTATATAATGTAGAGTATGTAATATTTTGTATTTTTTTATCATATGAATAATACAGAATATTCTATACATTCAATAATTAAAATAAAATGGATGTTTTTAAGCAATTTTATGAGATAAAAAAATTAAAAATAAATATATAAATTAATTTAAAGGCTTTGTAAGTGAATATTTTTAAATTATAAGAATTAGAAGTTAAAAATCAAATGATAAATTATAGGTTTAGAAATTATAAGCAATTTATATTATAACTAGATAGAATTGATCAGTACATAGGGGGAATAACTATGATAAAGACTGCTATTATTACAATAAGCGATAAGGGTTCAAAGGGACAGAGAAAAGATGAAACAGGAAAGGTATTACAAGATATTTTAGAAAAAGAAGGATATAAAATAGAGTATTATAAAATAATACCAGACGAAATAAATATTATAACTGAAAAGCTTATAAAGTTATGTGATGAAGAAAGAATAAATCTCATTATTACTAATGGAGGAACAGGATTTTCTAAAAGAGATGTAACTCCAGAGGCTACAGAAAAAGTTATTGAAAAGCATGTACCAGGCTTTGGTGAAGCAATGAGGGCTAAATCTCTTTTAATAACTTCAAAGGCTATACTTTCTAGAGGAATTGCTGGAATTAGAAAAGATTCTCTTATAATAAATCTACCAGGAAGTCCAAAAGCTGCGGCAGAAAATTTACAGGCAGTATTAGGTGCTATACCACATGGAATAGAGATTTTATTAGGCGAAGCATCAGAATGTGCCAGATAGATTTAAGGTAGAATAAAAGTGGACTTATTTGAAGTTATGTTCATTAAAGATTATAAAACTATTATAAAAAAATTTAAATATGAAATCAGTAAGGGAAAAGTAGAGATTTTAAGTAGTATGAATAGAGTTATATATGAGAATATGAGATAGATGTACCTAATTTTAAAAGATCTACTGTAGATGGATATGCTGTAAATTCTAAAGATATAGCAACTAACTATTATTTTTATATAAAAAAGATTACATATTTTTAGCTTTTATATAACAAGAATTTGCTAGCATGTTTTTATACAAAGGAGGAATTTAATGTTAGATAAGTATGGAAGAAAGATTAACTATTTAAGGGTATCTGTAACAGATAGATGTAATTTAAGATGTATTTATTGTATGCCATCTGAAGGTGTTTTAAAAAAAGATCATGATGACATAATGAGATATGAAGAGATTTTCAATGTGGTTAAAACAGCTTCCTTATTAGGAATGGATAAAATTAGATTTACAGGTGGAGAACCTCTTATACTTAAAAATATAGATAACTTAATTTATAATACATCACAATTAAGTTCAATTAAAGATATTGCTATGACTACAAATGCTATATTTTTAGAAGATAGAATAGATGACTTAAAAAAAGCTGGTCTTAAAAGGGTTAATATAAGTCTTGATTCATTAAAAAAAGATAAATTTAAAAGTATAACAAGAGGTGGAGATATCAATAAAATTTTTAAAGGGATTGAAAAATCTTTGTTACTTGGGATGACCCCAATAAAAATTAATACAGTAATAATGAAAGGTATAAATGATGATGAAATAGATGATTTTATGAACTTAACAAAGGAATATCCTATATCCGTAAGATTTATAGAACTTATGCCTATAGGAGAAGGAAGAAAGTTATATAAAGATAGTTATATAAGTTCAGAAGAGATAATATCTAAACATAGAGATTTTATACCTGTAAAAAGGGATAAAAGTAGTACTGCCATATTATATAAATTTAAAGAAGCTAAAGAAAACATTGGATTTATAAGTCCTATGAGTTGTAAATTTTGTAGTGGTTGTAATAGAGTAAGGTTAACTTCCGAGGGTACATTGAAACCCTGTCTTCATTCTGAGAAAGAAGTAAATCTTAAAGATTATGTAGAAAATGAACAAGCTCTTCTATCTAAGATGAATGAAGCTATTTATAATAAACCTTTAGAGCATCATATGATAGAAGAAAAAGAAAGTAAAAGCAAAAAAATGATGTATCAAATTGGAGGCTAGTTTATGAATTTAACACATATAAATAATCAAGGAAGAGCGAAAATGGTGGATGTAGGCAGTAAAGAGGAAACAGAAAGGGAAGCTATTGCCTATGGTTATATAAACATGAAAAGGGAAACTTTAAATAGGATAAACGAAGGTAGTATATCAAAGGGCGATGTGTTATCTGTAGCTCAGGTGGCAGGTATTATGGCAGCAAAAAATACGGCTAATATTATACCTATGTGTCATCCTATAATGATAAATGGTTGTGACATAAATTTTAAATTTGATTTTGAAAACAATAACATAGACATAACATCTTCAGTAAAAAATACAGGGAAAACAGGGGTGGAAATGGAAGCATTAACTGCAGTTACAGTAGCTGCTTTAGCTATATATGATATGTGTAAAGCTATAGACAGAGAAATGATAATATCTGATATAAAACTTATGAGAAAAAACGGTGGAAAATCAGGATTATTTCAAAGGGAGGAACTATAAATGGCAAAGGTAATAGCAGTTAATATAAGCGAGAAAAAAGGTGTAGTAA
Above is a window of Clostridium sporogenes DNA encoding:
- a CDS encoding ABC transporter permease, with protein sequence MNFLKRAMLSISKKKIKSLILFVVLLIIANMVLVGLSIQTATKKSTELAREKLGSDVTLRVNEQKFMQQRRENKDTTTSKASLTTDVADVLKDNEHVIQYNYISSSFGLAKNFEYVKSEESSEDTTSEEGEEKPKGMFKMGGSNVTTMPQISFSGTIATNLLSDFKDGDSKITEGRGITKDDAGKNVAVIEKNLATENSLKVGSKIQVSSVDENTTLELEIVGIYEANSDTDTKNNRNMDFLNPYNKIYMPYDVVSKVSTENSDSTTNSKNITSAVYFMDNPDNIESFKKYAKDKKIDLETYTLDANDQLYKQMVGPIENVGSFSKTLVATVSIAGAMILVLIIALSLKDRKYEIGVLLSLGESKVKVISQLVVEVLLVAVIAFGVSSFTGNLAANKIGDTLLQKEIQVTETSESEVGANFGGHGGGMMGGPGRMMNGESSSKASKVDMVKDMDVSVTSKDLQKLALIGLLIVMASASIPTISILRFSPKTILSKRE
- a CDS encoding ABC transporter ATP-binding protein; its protein translation is MNTILEFKNVNYSYKDGGKESVILNEIDFNFESGKFYTILGPSGSGKTTALSLASALDSPKSGELLYEGKDIKKIGLTNYRNQYIGIVFQAYNLINYMTGIQNIVTAMEITKNEILDKKQKAYELIEKVGLTKEEGNRSVLNLSGGQQQRVAIARALSTNAKIILADEPTGNLDSKTSTDIIKLFQKLAHEDNKCIIMVTHSLEIASMSDVIINLDNKKFKIQ
- a CDS encoding VTT domain-containing protein, translated to MKINKKCLVFALVIVWIISLYIFNNYDFMPIIIEFIKTYSISNEAGTMIIFISLWIVRLPILLPGFILIILGGTLFGTTNGFLLSMIGMVLSESLIYIIAKLFSNFNIKNLINKKYNYIEPLIRKYNFRFLALGIICPIAPTDVICFLSSSLGLSYIKYILTIIISNIPIIGLCSYMGINYKESSLSVIILCLTISILALYTMKIWNSLKADYL
- a CDS encoding MATE family efflux transporter; the encoded protein is MSNSTKDLTKGYPLKVILKFSLPMIVGNIFQQLYNVVDSIIVGKFIGTNALAAVGSSFAIMVFITSILLGLCMGTSIVFSQFFGGKKINKLKASISTSFIFIGITSIIISAVSLIFVDQIILFMKIPKELFVDTRAYLNIIFSGIFFTFLYNWAAGLLRALGNSKVPLYFLIIAAIINIVLDLAFVITFNMGVSGAALATVIAQFVSAILCIVYCIKKLDFLEFKLSEIKFDKEIFKLTASYSLLTSIQQSIMNFGILMIQGLVNSFGIAPMAAFAAAVKIDSFAYMPVQDFGNAFSTYIAQNKGAKKDERIRSGIKVSLKIITIFCIFISLVVWIMADKFMLIFINSTETQVIKIGVQYLRIVCTFYCFIGYLFMFYGLYRGLGKVKMSIVLTIISLGLRVALAFITAPYLGLRGIWWAIPIGWIIADAVGMIYYKFIS
- the mog gene encoding molybdopterin adenylyltransferase, producing MIKTAIITISDKGSKGQRKDETGKVLQDILEKEGYKIEYYKIIPDEINIITEKLIKLCDEERINLIITNGGTGFSKRDVTPEATEKVIEKHVPGFGEAMRAKSLLITSKAILSRGIAGIRKDSLIINLPGSPKAAAENLQAVLGAIPHGIEILLGEASECAR
- the moaA gene encoding GTP 3',8-cyclase MoaA, whose product is MLDKYGRKINYLRVSVTDRCNLRCIYCMPSEGVLKKDHDDIMRYEEIFNVVKTASLLGMDKIRFTGGEPLILKNIDNLIYNTSQLSSIKDIAMTTNAIFLEDRIDDLKKAGLKRVNISLDSLKKDKFKSITRGGDINKIFKGIEKSLLLGMTPIKINTVIMKGINDDEIDDFMNLTKEYPISVRFIELMPIGEGRKLYKDSYISSEEIISKHRDFIPVKRDKSSTAILYKFKEAKENIGFISPMSCKFCSGCNRVRLTSEGTLKPCLHSEKEVNLKDYVENEQALLSKMNEAIYNKPLEHHMIEEKESKSKKMMYQIGG
- the moaC gene encoding cyclic pyranopterin monophosphate synthase MoaC, whose product is MNLTHINNQGRAKMVDVGSKEETEREAIAYGYINMKRETLNRINEGSISKGDVLSVAQVAGIMAAKNTANIIPMCHPIMINGCDINFKFDFENNNIDITSSVKNTGKTGVEMEALTAVTVAALAIYDMCKAIDREMIISDIKLMRKNGGKSGLFQREEL